In Xanthomonas fragariae, the genomic window CCGGCGTGGCGGTCTTGCTTGCGGCCGCCAGCGTGGCGATTTCGTCGAGGCTGCGCGTCACCAGACCGATGGCATCGCGCGCGGTCACCAGGATCGGGATGGAGTCGACATTGGCATGCCGGCGCATCTTGTCGATGGCGTAGGCGGCAGTGCGCAATGGGGTCTTCAGATCATGCCCGGCAATGGCCATCAGCCGGCTGCGGTAGCGGTCAGATTCTTCGGCGATCAGCAGCGCACGGCGCAGTTCCAGCTGCGCCATGGTCTGACGAGCCAGCGCACGTAGCGCTTCGATCTGCTCGTCGGTGAGCTGACGCGGCTGCCGGTCAAGCACGCAGACCGTGCCCAGCGGCAGGCCGTCGGCAGTCCTGAGCACGGCGCCAGCATAGAAGTACAGCGGCGCTTCGCCAGTGACCAGCGGATTGCGTGCAAAGCGCACGTCGCTGCGGGTGTCGGGGACCACCAGTACGTCATTATCGAGCAACGCATGCGCGCACATCGATTTGAACAGCGGCGTCTCGCGCTCGCCCAGGCCGCGCTCGCTCTTGAACCACTGGCGGTCGTCATCCACCAGGCTGATCAAGGCGATCGGGGTCTGGCAGATGATCGAGGCGAGCCGGGTGATGTCTTCGAAGGCCGCCTCGCGTGGCGTATCGAGAATGCGGTAGCCGCGCAGCGCTTGGAGGCGCAATGCTTCGCTGGGCGGTTTAGGCGCGCAGGGAAATGGCTCAGCCGCTGGATCGGACAGGACGGTGCTCATGCGCGCGCAGCATAATTAGGATGGTATGCAAGCATAGGGCATGACAGAGTGCGTCATGTGTCCCCGATCACATCCCCGCCTGGAAGTGTGACTGCCGACCTGGACAATTAA contains:
- a CDS encoding sensor histidine kinase, whose translation is MSTVLSDPAAEPFPCAPKPPSEALRLQALRGYRILDTPREAAFEDITRLASIICQTPIALISLVDDDRQWFKSERGLGERETPLFKSMCAHALLDNDVLVVPDTRSDVRFARNPLVTGEAPLYFYAGAVLRTADGLPLGTVCVLDRQPRQLTDEQIEALRALARQTMAQLELRRALLIAEESDRYRSRLMAIAGHDLKTPLRTAAYAIDKMRRHANVDSIPILVTARDAIGLVTRSLDEIATLAAASKTATPDLQQMPLEDVLHAVLGVWRQPAIDKCLALRHVPTSLRVRSHPTLLTTLIGNLVGNAIKYTERGSVLVGTRRRPGFAVVEIIDSGIGLNLDQPDQVFQAFRQADPRSDGLGIGLWIVHRTAETLRCEVDVRSRPEGGTCFSVRIPLA